The following coding sequences lie in one Eschrichtius robustus isolate mEscRob2 chromosome 17, mEscRob2.pri, whole genome shotgun sequence genomic window:
- the MFSD3 gene encoding major facilitator superfamily domain-containing protein 3 isoform X1, with the protein MPPRPALNPDPATRAWAPAPAPAPRLLAMRGKLLPLAGLYLVQGLPYGLQSGLLPVLLRARGLSLTRVGLAKALYAPWLFKLVWAPLVDTRGSPRAWLTLSTAALGLVCGLLASHPPATAGQAGLPVTVAGLLLLLNLAAAVQDVALDMLAVRLLEPAELGPGNTVQVVAYKLGAVLAGGGLLALVPTLSWPLLFLLLAATYWLAAALTWVAPALRQLPPPLPSEHPRHTLHLGQDLLAVPGTLWTVGFVLTYKLGEQGTSALFPLLLLDCGISTPELGLWNGVGAVACSIAGSSLGGALLARRRQPLPLLKSALQFRLGGLACQTALLFHLDSPGASLAPSTVLRGEGWATGGRSLESWALLTSALPGAALLSLCLQHFLGGLVTTTTFTLMMCCSQLAPSALQATHYSLLATLELLGKLLMGTLAGALADSLGPRLCFFVFLALSAAPMLYLGLAPNTLA; encoded by the exons ATGCCGCCCCGGCCGGCCTTGAACCCAGACCCAGCCACGAGAGCTTgggccccagcccccgccccagcGCCCCGCCTCCTCGCCATGCGTGGGAAGCTGCTGCCGCTGGCCGGCCTTTACCTGGTGCAGGGCCTGCCCTATGGGCTGCAGTCTGGGCTGCTGCCCGTGCTGCTGCGGGCCCGCGGCCTCTCCCTGACACGCGTGGGACTGGCCAAGGCGCTGTACGCACCGTGGCTGTTCAAGCTTGTGTGGGCCCCGCTGGTGGACACTCGGGGCTCCCCAAGGGCCTGGCTGACGCTCAGCACAGCTGCTCTGGGCCTGGTGTGTGGGCTGCTGGCATCCCACCCTCCCGCCACAGCTGGTCAGGCCGGGCTGCCTGTCACGGTGGCGGGGCTGCTTCTGCTCCTGAATCTGGCTGCAGCTGTGCAGGATGTGGCCCTGGACATGCTGGCTGTGCGGCTCCTGGAGCCCGCAGAGCTGGGACCTGGCAACACTGTGCAGGTGGTCGCGTACAAGCTGGGGGCGGTGCTGGCTGGGGGTGGGCTGCTGGCCTTGGTGCCCACCCTCTCCTGGCCCCTGCTCTTTCTGCTCCTGGCTGCCACTTATTGGTTGGCTGCTGCCTTGACCTGGGTGGCACCAGCCCTGCGACAGcttcccccacctctgccctcagAACACCCCCGACACACCCTGCACCTTGGGCAGGACTTGCTGGCCGTGCCTGGGACCCTGTGGACAGTGGGCTTCGTGCTCACCTACAAGCTGG GTGAGCAGGGCACCAGCGCCCTGTTCCCACTGCTCTTGCTGGACTGCGGCATCTCTACCCCAGAGCTGGGGCTGTGGAACGGTGTGGGCGCTGTGGCCTGCTCCATTGCCGGCTCATCCCTGGGTGGGGCCCTCCTGGCCAGGCGCCG GCAGCCACTGCCCCTGTTGAAGTCAGCGCTTCAGTTCCGTCTTGGTGGCCTGGCCTGCCAGACTGCCCTGCTCTTTCACCTGGACAGccctggggccagcctggcccccAGCACAGTCCTGAGAGGTGAGGGGTGGGCCACAGGGGGGAGGAGCTTGGAGTCCTGGGCCCTGCTGACCTCAGCCCTCCCAGGGGCAGCCCTGCTGAGCCTGTGTCTGCAGCACTTCCTGGGGGGCCTGGTCACAACCACCACCTTCACCCTGATGATGTGCTGCAGCCAGCTGGCACCAAGTGCCCTGCAG gcCACACACTACAGTCTCCTGGCCACTCTGGAGCTGCTGGGGAAGCTGCTGATGGGCACGCTGGCTGGAGCCCTGGCTGACAGCCTGGGGCCACGTCTCTGCTTCTTTGTCTTCCTCGCTCTCTCAGCCGCACCCATGCTGTACCTGGGCCTTGCACCCAACACCCTGGCCTGA
- the MFSD3 gene encoding major facilitator superfamily domain-containing protein 3 isoform X2, whose protein sequence is MPPRPALNPDPATRAWAPAPAPAPRLLAMRGKLLPLAGLYLVQGLPYGLQSGLLPVLLRARGLSLTRVGLAKALYAPWLFKLVWAPLVDTRGSPRAWLTLSTAALGLVCGLLASHPPATAGQAGLPVTVAGLLLLLNLAAAVQDVALDMLAVRLLEPAELGPGNTVQVVAYKLGAVLAGGGLLALVPTLSWPLLFLLLAATYWLAAALTWVAPALRQLPPPLPSEHPRHTLHLGQDLLAVPGTLWTVGFVLTYKLGEQGTSALFPLLLLDCGISTPELGLWNGVGAVACSIAGSSLGGALLARRRQPLPLLKSALQFRLGGLACQTALLFHLDSPGASLAPSTVLRGAALLSLCLQHFLGGLVTTTTFTLMMCCSQLAPSALQATHYSLLATLELLGKLLMGTLAGALADSLGPRLCFFVFLALSAAPMLYLGLAPNTLA, encoded by the exons ATGCCGCCCCGGCCGGCCTTGAACCCAGACCCAGCCACGAGAGCTTgggccccagcccccgccccagcGCCCCGCCTCCTCGCCATGCGTGGGAAGCTGCTGCCGCTGGCCGGCCTTTACCTGGTGCAGGGCCTGCCCTATGGGCTGCAGTCTGGGCTGCTGCCCGTGCTGCTGCGGGCCCGCGGCCTCTCCCTGACACGCGTGGGACTGGCCAAGGCGCTGTACGCACCGTGGCTGTTCAAGCTTGTGTGGGCCCCGCTGGTGGACACTCGGGGCTCCCCAAGGGCCTGGCTGACGCTCAGCACAGCTGCTCTGGGCCTGGTGTGTGGGCTGCTGGCATCCCACCCTCCCGCCACAGCTGGTCAGGCCGGGCTGCCTGTCACGGTGGCGGGGCTGCTTCTGCTCCTGAATCTGGCTGCAGCTGTGCAGGATGTGGCCCTGGACATGCTGGCTGTGCGGCTCCTGGAGCCCGCAGAGCTGGGACCTGGCAACACTGTGCAGGTGGTCGCGTACAAGCTGGGGGCGGTGCTGGCTGGGGGTGGGCTGCTGGCCTTGGTGCCCACCCTCTCCTGGCCCCTGCTCTTTCTGCTCCTGGCTGCCACTTATTGGTTGGCTGCTGCCTTGACCTGGGTGGCACCAGCCCTGCGACAGcttcccccacctctgccctcagAACACCCCCGACACACCCTGCACCTTGGGCAGGACTTGCTGGCCGTGCCTGGGACCCTGTGGACAGTGGGCTTCGTGCTCACCTACAAGCTGG GTGAGCAGGGCACCAGCGCCCTGTTCCCACTGCTCTTGCTGGACTGCGGCATCTCTACCCCAGAGCTGGGGCTGTGGAACGGTGTGGGCGCTGTGGCCTGCTCCATTGCCGGCTCATCCCTGGGTGGGGCCCTCCTGGCCAGGCGCCG GCAGCCACTGCCCCTGTTGAAGTCAGCGCTTCAGTTCCGTCTTGGTGGCCTGGCCTGCCAGACTGCCCTGCTCTTTCACCTGGACAGccctggggccagcctggcccccAGCACAGTCCTGAGAG GGGCAGCCCTGCTGAGCCTGTGTCTGCAGCACTTCCTGGGGGGCCTGGTCACAACCACCACCTTCACCCTGATGATGTGCTGCAGCCAGCTGGCACCAAGTGCCCTGCAG gcCACACACTACAGTCTCCTGGCCACTCTGGAGCTGCTGGGGAAGCTGCTGATGGGCACGCTGGCTGGAGCCCTGGCTGACAGCCTGGGGCCACGTCTCTGCTTCTTTGTCTTCCTCGCTCTCTCAGCCGCACCCATGCTGTACCTGGGCCTTGCACCCAACACCCTGGCCTGA
- the MFSD3 gene encoding major facilitator superfamily domain-containing protein 3 isoform X3, whose amino-acid sequence MPPRPALNPDPATRAWAPAPAPAPRLLAMRGKLLPLAGLYLVQGLPYGLQSGLLPVLLRARGLSLTRVGLAKALYAPWLFKLVWAPLVDTRGSPRAWLTLSTAALGLVCGLLASHPPATAGQAGLPVTVAGLLLLLNLAAAVQDVALDMLAVRLLEPAELGPGNTVQVVAYKLGAVLAGGGLLALVPTLSWPLLFLLLAATYWLAAALTWVAPALRQLPPPLPSEHPRHTLHLGQDLLAVPGTLWTVGFVLTYKLGEQGTSALFPLLLLDCGISTPELGLWNGVGAVACSIAGSSLGGALLARRRQPLPLLKSALQFRLGGLACQTALLFHLDSPGASLAPSTVLRGHTLQSPGHSGAAGEAADGHAGWSPG is encoded by the exons ATGCCGCCCCGGCCGGCCTTGAACCCAGACCCAGCCACGAGAGCTTgggccccagcccccgccccagcGCCCCGCCTCCTCGCCATGCGTGGGAAGCTGCTGCCGCTGGCCGGCCTTTACCTGGTGCAGGGCCTGCCCTATGGGCTGCAGTCTGGGCTGCTGCCCGTGCTGCTGCGGGCCCGCGGCCTCTCCCTGACACGCGTGGGACTGGCCAAGGCGCTGTACGCACCGTGGCTGTTCAAGCTTGTGTGGGCCCCGCTGGTGGACACTCGGGGCTCCCCAAGGGCCTGGCTGACGCTCAGCACAGCTGCTCTGGGCCTGGTGTGTGGGCTGCTGGCATCCCACCCTCCCGCCACAGCTGGTCAGGCCGGGCTGCCTGTCACGGTGGCGGGGCTGCTTCTGCTCCTGAATCTGGCTGCAGCTGTGCAGGATGTGGCCCTGGACATGCTGGCTGTGCGGCTCCTGGAGCCCGCAGAGCTGGGACCTGGCAACACTGTGCAGGTGGTCGCGTACAAGCTGGGGGCGGTGCTGGCTGGGGGTGGGCTGCTGGCCTTGGTGCCCACCCTCTCCTGGCCCCTGCTCTTTCTGCTCCTGGCTGCCACTTATTGGTTGGCTGCTGCCTTGACCTGGGTGGCACCAGCCCTGCGACAGcttcccccacctctgccctcagAACACCCCCGACACACCCTGCACCTTGGGCAGGACTTGCTGGCCGTGCCTGGGACCCTGTGGACAGTGGGCTTCGTGCTCACCTACAAGCTGG GTGAGCAGGGCACCAGCGCCCTGTTCCCACTGCTCTTGCTGGACTGCGGCATCTCTACCCCAGAGCTGGGGCTGTGGAACGGTGTGGGCGCTGTGGCCTGCTCCATTGCCGGCTCATCCCTGGGTGGGGCCCTCCTGGCCAGGCGCCG GCAGCCACTGCCCCTGTTGAAGTCAGCGCTTCAGTTCCGTCTTGGTGGCCTGGCCTGCCAGACTGCCCTGCTCTTTCACCTGGACAGccctggggccagcctggcccccAGCACAGTCCTGAGAG gcCACACACTACAGTCTCCTGGCCACTCTGGAGCTGCTGGGGAAGCTGCTGATGGGCACGCTGGCTGGAGCCCTGGCTGA
- the MFSD3 gene encoding major facilitator superfamily domain-containing protein 3 isoform X4 yields MAAASPGCAARTRALTQPRRGGVLQFFGVLTPPGPKGAGADASRSNPGPAPEPCRSVTPDPIPTGPDPPRKHPAPTLTGTSHAAPAGLEPRPSHESLGPSPRPSAPPPRHAWEAAAAGRPLPEHPRHTLHLGQDLLAVPGTLWTVGFVLTYKLGEQGTSALFPLLLLDCGISTPELGLWNGVGAVACSIAGSSLGGALLARRRQPLPLLKSALQFRLGGLACQTALLFHLDSPGASLAPSTVLRGEGWATGGRSLESWALLTSALPGAALLSLCLQHFLGGLVTTTTFTLMMCCSQLAPSALQATHYSLLATLELLGKLLMGTLAGALADSLGPRLCFFVFLALSAAPMLYLGLAPNTLA; encoded by the exons ATGGCCGCCGCGTCTCCGGGTTGCGCCGCCCGGACCAGAGCGCTGACCCAGCCCCGCCGTGGAGGAGTCCTGCAGTTCTTCGGCGTTCTGACGCCCCCAGGACCCAAGGGCGCGGGTGCGGACGCCAGCCGGTCCAACCCTGGCCCAGCCCCAGAGCCATGCCGCTCTGTGACCCCTGACCCCATCCCGACCGGACCGGACCCCCCTCGGAAGCACCCTGCCCCCACTCTGACTGGAACCTCTCATGCCGCCCCGGCCGGCCTTGAACCCAGACCCAGCCACGAGAGCTTgggccccagcccccgccccagcGCCCCGCCTCCTCGCCATGCGTGGGAAGCTGCTGCCGCTGGCCGGCCTTTACCTG AACACCCCCGACACACCCTGCACCTTGGGCAGGACTTGCTGGCCGTGCCTGGGACCCTGTGGACAGTGGGCTTCGTGCTCACCTACAAGCTGG GTGAGCAGGGCACCAGCGCCCTGTTCCCACTGCTCTTGCTGGACTGCGGCATCTCTACCCCAGAGCTGGGGCTGTGGAACGGTGTGGGCGCTGTGGCCTGCTCCATTGCCGGCTCATCCCTGGGTGGGGCCCTCCTGGCCAGGCGCCG GCAGCCACTGCCCCTGTTGAAGTCAGCGCTTCAGTTCCGTCTTGGTGGCCTGGCCTGCCAGACTGCCCTGCTCTTTCACCTGGACAGccctggggccagcctggcccccAGCACAGTCCTGAGAGGTGAGGGGTGGGCCACAGGGGGGAGGAGCTTGGAGTCCTGGGCCCTGCTGACCTCAGCCCTCCCAGGGGCAGCCCTGCTGAGCCTGTGTCTGCAGCACTTCCTGGGGGGCCTGGTCACAACCACCACCTTCACCCTGATGATGTGCTGCAGCCAGCTGGCACCAAGTGCCCTGCAG gcCACACACTACAGTCTCCTGGCCACTCTGGAGCTGCTGGGGAAGCTGCTGATGGGCACGCTGGCTGGAGCCCTGGCTGACAGCCTGGGGCCACGTCTCTGCTTCTTTGTCTTCCTCGCTCTCTCAGCCGCACCCATGCTGTACCTGGGCCTTGCACCCAACACCCTGGCCTGA
- the RECQL4 gene encoding ATP-dependent DNA helicase Q4 — MERLRDVWERLQAWERAFRRRSGRLPGQEDVEAAPEETRALYREYRTLKEALGQAGGLGPHGSEQSVPAAAAEEMLEPSCWGPHLNRAATQSPHPPSRFSSQGSVQDYGKRLKANLKGSLQAGPALGRIPRLTRRSSSKMPSPGPPGTGAATISPEEVSEVPPQPPRPQLRPGRPQQLRASLSLRLGSLDPGWLQRCHNGTPDFLGVPRTCQPCLGTEESQLLTPGVASVLGPSAGPEVPLQGPEAPTLPAAGISAGNSQPGTRQGKKRRWSGELEGSPAQTQQDSGQAGPLPAGAGAAAPAEDCPEQPVQAQPPSKPPAPRLAVRDKGNYVRLNMKQKRYVQGPASRGRLLRKQVWKQKWQKKRGCFGGGQPRATAQDSCSQCGQLSHWASQCPQPELTLAPQKEGGKDEGGTQTWATFEEVSQRMGAACRQLSGEEHTEPAGPELLVPTGQSVPKAPCPPPVPPLYPPGPLGQVVDTPAEVFQALEQLGHQAFYPLQERVVMRILSGMSTLLVLPTGAGKSLCYQLPALLYFRRSPCLTLVVSPLMSLMDNQVSGLPPGLKAVCIHSGMTKKQRDSALQKVRSAQVQVLMLSPEALVGAGGAALLTQLPLVAFACIDEAHCLSQWSHNFRPCYLRVCQVLRECMGIGCFLGLTATATRSTALDVARHLGVAEESILRGPGTIPANLHLSVSSDRDPDQALVTLLQSDRFRALDSVIVYCNRREDTERVSALLRTCLREARAPGSRGRAPEAVAEAYHAGMGGRERRRVQRAFMEGRLRVVVATVAFGMGLDRPDVRAVLHLGLPPSFESYVQAVGRAGRDGQPAHCHVFLRPQGEDLWELRRHVHANVIDFLAVKRLVQRVFPPCACTRQPPEQQGDESGERHSGRVLVATSPQDADHPSLEHTTRCPGHKRALPVQPTVQALDMPEEAIETLLCYLELHPQRWLKLLAPTYACCHLRCPGGPTQLQALARRCPPLAVCLARQCPKKTGGGSSSVELDVVELADSMGWELAPMRRALHQLRWNPEPGTGVPRGTGVLVEFRELAFHLHSPGDLTAQEKDQICDFLHGRVQAREREALARLHRTFRAFHSVAFPSCGPCLEQPDEARSGRLKALLSHYFEEELEAPGGVETEEDPEPGQARLQDWEDQIRRDIRHLLSSWPEQRFSGRAVARVFHGIGSPCYPAQVYGRDQRFWRKYLHLSFHALVHLATEEILLWGC, encoded by the exons ATGGAGCGGCTGCGTGATGTGTGGGAGCGGCTGCAGGCGTGGGAGCGCGCGTTTCGGCGGCGGAGCGGGCGGTTGCCGGGCCAG GAGGACGTGGAAGCGGCGCCCGAGGAGACCCGCG CGCTCTACCGGGAGTACCGCACCCTGAAGGAGGCACTGGGTCAGGCCGGCGGTCTCGGGCCTCACGGCTCGGAACAGTCGGTTCCCGCGGCGGCGGCCGAGGAG ATGCTGGAGCCCAGCTGCTGGGGGCCCCACCTGAATCGGGCTGCGACCCAGAGCCCCCATCCTCCATCCAGGTTTAGCTCTCAGGGATCTGTGCAGGACTACGGGAAGAGGCTTAAGGCCAATCTAAAGGGCAGTCTGCAG GCCGGGCCAGCCCTGGGCCGAATACCCCGGCTTACGCGAAGATCCTCCTCCAAGATGCCTTCCCCAGGGCCACCAGGCACAGGAGCTGCCACCATCTCTCCAGAAGAAGTCAGTGAGGTGCCCCCCCAGCCTCCCAGGCCCCAGCTGAGGCCAGGCCGGCCCCAGCAGCTGAGGGCATCCCTGAGCCTGCGGCTGGGCTCCCTAGACCCAGGCTGGCTGCAGCGGTGTCACAACGGGACCCCAGATTTTCTGGGGGTTCCCAGGACCTGCCAGCCTTGCCTGGGTACAGAGGAGTCCCAGCTTCTTACTCCAGGTGTTGCATCTGTCCTCGGTCCCAGCGCTGGCCCTGAGGTGCCTTTACAGGGCCCAGAGGCTCCAACCCTACCAGCAGCTGGTATCAGTGCAGGGAACTCCCAGCCTGGTACCCGTCAAGGCAAGAAGCGGAGATGGAGTGGGGAGCTGGAGGGAAGCCCTGCACAGACCCAGCAGGACAGCGGCCAAGCAGGACCACTGCCTGCGGGAGCTGGGGCTGCAGCGCCTGCAGAAGACTGTCCAGAGCAGCCTGTGCAGGCACAGCCCCCCAgcaagcccccagcccccag ACTTGCTGTCCGCGACAAGGGGAACTATGTGCGGCTCAACATGAAGCAGAAACGCTACGTGCAGGGCCCGGCCTCAAGGGGCAGGCTCCTCCGCAAGCAG GTGTGGAAGCAGAAGTGGCAGAAAAAAAGAGGGTGTTTTGGGGGTGGTCAGCCCAGAGCCACAGCCCAGGATTCCTGCTCCCAGTGTGGGCAGCTCAGTCACTGGGCATCCCAGTGCCCTCAGCCAG AACTTACCTTGGCCCCTCAGAAGGAGGGTGGCAAGGATGAGGGTGGCACACAGACCTGGGCCACGTTCGAGGAAGTATCCCAGAGAATGGGCGCTGCCTGCCGCCAACTCTCTG GTGAAGAACACACAGAGCCTGCAGGGCCTGAGCTGCTGGTGCCCACAGGGCAGTCTGTGCCCAAGGCTCCTTGTCCGCCTCCTGTGCCACCACTCTATCCGCCAGGGCCTTTGGGGCAGGTGGTAG ACACGCCAGCTGAGGTGTTTCAGGCCCTGGAGCAGCTGGGGCACCAAGCCTTCTACCCTTTGCAGGAGCGTGTGGTCATGCGGATCCTGTCTG GCATGTCCACGCTGCTGGTGCTGCCCACAGGGGCTGGTAAGTCCCTGTGCTACCAGCTCCCTGCACTGCTCTACTTCCGGCGAAGCCCCTGCCTCACACTGGTCGTCTCTCCTCTCATGTCGCTCATGGACAACCAG GTTTCCGGCTTGCCCCCAGGCCTGAAGGCGGTCTGCATCCACTCGGGGATGACCAAGAAGCAGCGGGACTCTGCCCTGCAGAAG GTTCGGTCAGCCCAGGTGCAAGTGCTGATGCTGTCGCCAGAGGCGCTGGTTGGGGCGGGGGGCGCTGCCCTCCTCACTCAGCTGCCACTGGTTGCCTTTGCCTGCATCGATGAGGCCCACTGCCTCTCCCAGTGGTCCCACAACTTCCGGCCCTGCTACCTGCGTGTCTGCCAG GTGTTGCGGGAATGCATGGGTATTGGCTGCTTCCTGGGTCTCACAGCCACGGCCACGCGCAGCACTGCCCTTGACGTGGCCCGGCACCTGGGCGTGGCCGAAGAGTCTATCCTCAGGGGGCCGGGCACCATCCCTGCCAATCTGcacctctctgtgtcttcagACAGGGACCCAGACCAG GCTCTGGTGACGCTGCTGCAGAGCGATCGTTTCCGTGCCCTGGACTCTGTCATCGTCTACTGTAACAGACGAGAGGACACGGAGCGTGTCTCTGCCCTGCTGCGCACCTGCCTGCGTGAGGCCCGGGCCCCAGGATCCCGAG GCCGAGCCCCGGAGGCTGTGGCTGAAGCCTACCATGCCGGCATGGGCGGCCGGGAGCGGCGGCGGGTGCAACGGGCCTTCATGGAGGGCCGGCTGCGGGTGGTGGTGGCCACGGTGGCCTTCGGGATGGGGCTGGACCGGCCAGACGTGCGGGCCGTGCTGCACCTGGGGTTGCCCCCAAGCTTTGAGAGCTACGTGCAGGCTGTTGGCCGGGCTGGGCGTGATGGGCAGCCTGCACACTGCCACGTCTTCCTCCGGCCCCAG GGTGAGGATCTGTGGGAGCTGCGCAGACACGTTCACGCCAACGTCATCGACTTCCTCGCCGTGAAGAGGCTGGTGCAGCGCGTGTTCCCGCCCTGTGCTTGCACCCGGCAGCCCCCAGAGCAGCAGGGAGACGAGAGCGGGGAAAGGCACTCGGGCAGGGTCCTTGTGGCTACATCTCCCCAGGATGCTGACCATCCCAGCCTCGAGCACACAACCCGGTGCCCGGGCCACAAGCGGGCACTCCCGGTGCAGCCAACCGTGCAAGCCCTGGATATGCCCGAGGAGG CCATCGAGACTCTGCTGTGCTACCTTGAGCTGCACCCACAGCGTTGGCTGAAGCTGCTGGCGCCCACCTATGCCTGCTGCCACCTGCGCTGCCCCGGGGGCCCCACCCAGCTCCAGGCCCTGGCCCGCAG GTGTCCCCCCCTGGCTGTGTGTTTGGCCCGGCAGTGCCCCAAGAAGACAGGTGGGGGAAGCAGTTCTGTGGAGCTGGACGTGGTCGAGCTGGCGGACTCTATGGGCTGGGAGCTGGCCCCCATGCGGCGGGCTCTCCACCAGCTGCGGTGGAATCCAGAGCCTGGGACAG GTGTGCCTCGGGGCACGGGGGTGCTGGTGGAGTTCAGGGAGCTGGCCTTCCACCTGCACAGCCCCGGAGACCTGACAGCCCAGGAGAAGGACCAGATCTGTGACTTCCTGCACGGCCGCGTGCAGGCCCGTGAGCGAGAAGCCCTGGCCCGCCTGCACCGCACCTTCCGGGCTTTTCACAG CGTGGCCTTCCCCAGCTGCGGGCCATGTCTGGAGCAGCCCGATGAGGCACGCAGCGGCAGGCTCAAGGCCCTGCTCAGCCACTACTTCGAGGAAGAGTTAGAAGCACCGGGGGGCGTGGAGACCGAGGAGGACCCTGAGCCAGGACAGGCCAGG CTCCAGGACTGGGAGGACCAGATCCGCCGGGACATCCGCCACCTCCTGTCCTCGTGGCCAGAGCAGCGGTTCTCGGGCAGGGCCGTGGCCCGGGTCTTCCACGGCATCG GAAGCCCCTGCTATCCGGCCCAGGTGTACGGGCGGGACCAGCGCTTCTGGAGAAAGTACCTGCACCTGAGCTTCCATGCGCTCGTGCACCTGGCCACAGAGGAGATCCTGCTGTGGGGCTGCTGA